One stretch of Roseimicrobium sp. ORNL1 DNA includes these proteins:
- a CDS encoding MarR family transcriptional regulator, with the protein MTDLPPITRKFILHWGEMGVRWGINRTMAQIHALLYLSERPLNAEEICEALELARSNVSVSLRELQGWGIVKLVHLSGDRRDHFESMKDVFEMFRVIANERRRREVDPTLKLIEDCLEDAGKEKKGEEYVRARLTSMKEFFELATTFANQLERLPTGSLVKVARMGDKAVKLLGLGGQGS; encoded by the coding sequence ATGACGGACCTGCCGCCCATCACCCGCAAATTCATCCTCCACTGGGGTGAGATGGGCGTGCGCTGGGGCATCAACCGGACCATGGCTCAGATCCACGCGCTCCTGTACCTCTCGGAGCGCCCGCTCAATGCAGAGGAAATCTGCGAGGCGCTGGAGCTGGCGCGGTCGAATGTCAGTGTGTCCCTCCGTGAGCTTCAGGGCTGGGGCATTGTGAAGCTGGTGCACCTGTCGGGCGACCGCCGGGACCACTTCGAGAGCATGAAGGACGTCTTTGAGATGTTCCGCGTCATTGCGAACGAGCGCCGCCGCCGCGAGGTGGATCCTACGCTGAAGCTCATCGAGGACTGCCTGGAAGACGCGGGCAAGGAGAAGAAGGGCGAGGAATATGTGCGCGCCCGGCTGACCTCGATGAAGGAATTTTTCGAACTGGCCACGACCTTTGCCAATCAACTCGAGCGCCTTCCCACCGGTTCGCTGGTGAAGGTCGCCCGCATGGGGGACAAGGCGGTCAAGCTGCTCGGTCTGGGAGGCCAGGGAAGCTGA
- a CDS encoding membrane bound O-acyl transferase family-domain-containing protein, with the protein MNATTAIAETLPRWVTMWLLAAAIFYLGKAAMWMLTPAPKGGRNTMLTAGWWLAWPGMSLNGWNKWPARKETKDAGKIGALWLDGIRNILFGAALLWGMARLFSHHPLAAGWVGMIGLIFLLHFGVFHLVTAFWGGLGMKVKPVMRNPLAATTLAEFWGQRWNTSFRDLAHRTLFIPVARRFGENGATWFVFAISGLVHELVISVPAGAGYGLPTAYFLVQGAGLIMERRYCKLPTTIKHLRTLLFTTVPAFFLFHPPFVEGVMVPFFHAIGALP; encoded by the coding sequence ATGAACGCCACAACCGCCATTGCCGAAACCCTGCCCCGCTGGGTCACCATGTGGCTGCTCGCGGCGGCAATCTTCTACCTGGGCAAGGCGGCCATGTGGATGCTCACCCCCGCGCCGAAGGGCGGCAGAAACACGATGCTCACCGCCGGCTGGTGGCTCGCCTGGCCGGGCATGAGCTTGAACGGCTGGAACAAGTGGCCTGCACGGAAGGAAACGAAAGACGCGGGCAAGATAGGTGCCCTCTGGCTGGATGGCATCCGCAACATCCTCTTCGGTGCGGCGCTGCTGTGGGGAATGGCGCGACTCTTCAGCCACCACCCGCTCGCTGCAGGCTGGGTGGGCATGATCGGGCTTATCTTCCTGCTGCACTTCGGTGTGTTCCATCTCGTCACCGCCTTCTGGGGTGGACTCGGCATGAAGGTGAAACCGGTGATGCGCAATCCCCTTGCCGCCACCACCCTGGCGGAGTTCTGGGGTCAGAGGTGGAACACCTCGTTCCGGGACCTCGCGCACCGTACGCTCTTCATTCCGGTGGCGCGTCGTTTCGGTGAGAACGGAGCCACGTGGTTCGTCTTCGCCATCTCGGGACTCGTGCATGAGCTGGTGATCAGCGTGCCAGCGGGCGCGGGGTATGGACTGCCCACCGCCTACTTCCTGGTGCAGGGCGCGGGACTCATCATGGAGCGGCGCTACTGCAAGCTGCCCACCACCATCAAACACCTCCGCACCCTGCTCTTCACCACGGTGCCTGCCTTCTTTCTCTTCCATCCGCCTTTCGTGGAGGGCGTCATGGTCCCCTTCTTCCACGCCATCGGAGCCCTGCCATGA